One genomic window of Quercus lobata isolate SW786 chromosome 9, ValleyOak3.0 Primary Assembly, whole genome shotgun sequence includes the following:
- the LOC115960575 gene encoding uncharacterized protein LOC115960575 yields the protein MSLACLVCHSVESPSHSFRSYSVSSSDNDGRCSAIANCLARKSSLIPSAANSCIASSSKVSPQPTIPSNNGMVGAPRLVRSRAVRRDLVRDWNFDEVVMGR from the coding sequence ATGAGTCTGGCATGTCTTGTGTGTCACAGCGTAGAAAGTCCATCACATTCTTTCAGGAGTTACTCCGTTTCAAGTTCTGACAATGATGGAAGATGTTCAGCTATTGCCAACTGCTTAGCAAGGAAGTCATCCCTAATACCCTCAGCGGCGAACTCTTGTATCGCATCATCATCCAAAGTGAGTCCACAACCAACAATTCCAAGCAACAATGGAATGGTGGGTGCCCCACGTCTTGTCCGAAGCCGTGCTGTGAGAAGGGATCTTGTGAGAGACTGGAATTTTGATGAAGTTGTGATGGGGCGTTAG
- the LOC115961304 gene encoding uncharacterized protein LOC115961304, whose protein sequence is MKLRLQQVQQAQQEENRSKGNTEEKGDSQRRETPRRPTTPDEQNSDLLREMRKEMDELRSAIKEKTDRSVDKMIRATDSPFTAAVLDCPVPSKFCLPQLEPFDGLKDPQDHLNTFKTTLGLQQPPDEILCRSFPTTLKGAAREWFTKLPNSSIDNFDQLSSAFLRHFIGGQRPKRPVDYLLTIRQGEKETLRSYVKRFTRETLEVDEADDKVQLTTFKAGLRSRDLVASLAKNPPKTMADMLLKAQKYMNAEDALAAIKDTERLGDKSKKEDDRRGQKRDRPERWNNDGNRRKDDKNPRQNKYCRFHRDHGHNTEDCRDLKEQIEELIRKGKLQKYVKKGEYSKFRDDNRTQHESFTRDDDHPSQPPRKVIGEINTITRGPFSGGSFRSLKKACHRQVNSVHTMPPSKHRRTYQDMSFSEGDARGVKQPHNDPLVIVLNIEGFNTRRILVDNGSSTDIIYLPAFQQLRLDPKRLRPFDSPLVSFSGDRVYPSGIVTLTVTAGTYPLQLTKQVDFLVVDCPSSYNVIIGRPTLNKWKAATSTYYLKVKFPTDNGVGEVKGDQVLARECYQAVLARKENHTWTIEEKEEDGMETLEAVELVEGNADKTTRIGTTLSPEMRARLIKFLKENLDVFTWSHEDMPGISPEVIQYRLNVDPSRKPVQQR, encoded by the exons atgaagctGCGGCTCCAGCAGGTTCAACAAGCCCAACAGGAAGAAAACCGGTCCAAGGGTAACACGGAGGAAAAGGGGGATAGCCAACGGAGGGAAACCCCCCGGAGACCAACTACTCCGGACGAACAGAACTCAGATCTTCTTCgggaaatgaggaaagagatggacgaactaaggAGCGCTATCAAAGAAAAGACAGACCGGAGCGTAGACAAAATGATAAGGGCTACGGATTCGCCTTTCACTGCAGCGGTACTTGATTGCCCCGTGCCGTCAAAGTTTTGCCTGCCTCAGTTAGAGCCATTCGACGGACTCAAGGACCCTCaggatcatcttaatacctttaagacgaCTCTGGGTCTTCAGCAACCACCTGACGAGATATTGTGTCGTTCCTTCCCTACGACTCTTAAAGGAGCTGCAAGAGAATGGTTTACTAAGTTGCCAAACTCGTCCATAGACAATTTCGATCAGCTGAGTAGTGCCTTCTTGCGCCACTTCATAGGGGGACAACGCCCAAAGAGACCAGTAGATTACTTACTCACTATAAGACAGGGAGAGAAGGAGACTCTGAGGTCATATGTCAAGCGATTCACCCGGGAAACTCTGGAAGTagacgaagctgatgacaaggtgcagctgacgaccttcaaagcagggTTGAGATCCAGAGACCTCGTGGCCTCTCTTGCAAAAAACCCCCCAAAGACGATGGCTGATATGCTCCTGAAGGCacaaaagtacatgaacgcggaaGATGCTCTAGCCGCCATAAAAGATACTGAGAGGCTAGGAGACAAGTCCAAAAAGGAAGACGACCGTAGAgggcaaaagagagacagaCCAGAACGTTGGAACAATGACGGGAATAGAAGGAAAGATGACAAAAATCCTCGTCAG aacaagtattgcCGGTTCCATAGAGACCACGGCCACAACACAGAAGATTGCAGAGACCTGAAGGAACAAATAGAGGAATTAATACGGAAAGGAAAGTTACAGAAGTAtgtaaagaaaggagaatatagcAAGTTCAGAGACGACAACAGGACCCAACATGAATCCTTCACTCGGGATGACGACCATCCGTCCCAGCCTCCACGCAAagtgatcggggagataaacacgATCACAAGAGGACCATTCTCAGGAGGATCATTTAGATCACTCAAAAAAGCATGCCATAGACAGGTGAACAGCGTCCACACCATGCCTCCGTCCAAGCACCGACGAACATACCAAGACATGTCTTTTAGTGAAGGAGACGCCAGGGGAGTAAAGCAGCCTCACAACGATCCCCTGGTCATAGTGCTGaatatagaagggttcaataccAGAAGGATCCTTGTTGATAACGGGAGCTCAACGGATATCATCTACCTCCCAGCCTTCCAACAGTTGAGATTAGATCCAAAAAGGCTCCGCCCTTTCGACTCTCCGCTCGTCAGCTTCAGTGGAGACAGGGTCTACCCCAGCGGTATAGTGACTTTGACGGTGACGGCAGGGACCTACCCATTGCAGTTGACCAAACAAGTAGACTTCCTGGTGGTAGATTGCCCCTCgtcctacaatgtcatcattgggaggcccaccctaaacaagtggaaggcggCAACGTCAACCTACtatttgaaggtgaaattcccaacagaCAACGGCGTGGGTGAAGTGAAGGGTGATCAAGTCCTGGCAAGGGAGTGCTATCAGGCCGTACTGGCAAGAAAGGAGAACCACACGTGGACGatagaagaaaaagaggaagacggGATGGAGACCCTGGAAGCAGTGGAATTAGTAGAAGGAAATGCGGACAAGACGACCAGGATAGGGACGACGCTAAGCCCCGAGATGAGAGCGAGACTCATAAAGTTCCTTAAAGAGAATCTAGATGTCTTTAcatggagtcacgaggacatgccaggcATATCTCCAGAAGTCATCCAGTATAGGTTGAATGTGGACCCCAGCAGGAAGCCCGTTCAGCAACGATGA